ACAAACAAAAACCAAGACCTAAAAAACTGAAATGACTCATAGATTTGAAAAACAGACTTCGAATCTTAGCAATTCAAGCCCAAAAACTTGTGGTCAAAATACCGATTAAGCCAGCCGCACCTACCTCGCGCTTACTCGAAAATAGACTGAGGCAACACTCTGAATTTCCAGCGCCAAAGAATAAATGTCCGGAAAGCAGCGCCAAGTGAAGCCACTTTGCCGACGAGCACAAAATCAACAAGCCGAGGGAGCAAAGAAAAGATACAACCCACTGATTTGACGTGATTAAACATAACGCCCGCTTAAGTGGTGAGCAACGCAATACCGATGTTTCCGCACACCACCCTAATCACTTAAATCAACGCATGGTAAAAACGCCACGCGTTGCGAATCCGTCTTAAAGCGTTTGTTATGTGTTTGAACTTAAAGGGATTTCCATTTCCACTAACCCTTTAACTTCAGATGTTCTAACAAAGCCTCTAGACTCATACAGATTGATCGCTGGGTTTTCACTAAACACACGTAGAACTAGCTTAGTGGATTTACGACTGAGTGCATGCCCCACAACTAGATCAAGGCACTTAGCCCCAATTCCTCTACCTTGAAACTCCGGTAAAAGTTGAAAGTCTCTCAGAAAGGTCGTTTCGCCACTATAGCTAAAACGAAGAACACCTACACGGGTTTGGTCTAGGTGAATCTCGTAGTTTTCTAGTTCTTCCCAACTGTTTAGAAACTGATTGTGATCCCAGATAATCCCACGAGTTAGATAATAACTTGCCATATTTATCTTGGTTAAAGACTCTGCGAATAATGGGTCACTACCGATTTTAAGCTGTACTTCCATGCCTTTCCCTCTTGCTACACATAACGCCGCGTTAAGGGGTGAATGCCGCTTAAATCAACTTTCAGCACACCACTTTCACCCCCCCAAAATCACCGCATACCAAAAATGCCACGCGGCATGAATCCCTCTTGAACGCCTTGTTATACCAATTTTGGGCCAATCATAAGCAACCTAACTTATAAGCCAAACCCAACTTTAGGGAGTTTACGAACTGAGCGAACACCCCATTGTGATAAATCTGGCTTAGGTTGGCCCGTGAAGTCACCAAGGCAGATATACCCTCTAGACAGATAACGATAAAGGAAATCACCACCCTCTAAAGAGCCTCTTCTATCATCACCAAATGGTAATTTTATGCGATCTACTCGTAAATCTGACGCGGCTTTGAAAGCTGGATAAACGCTGGAATTCACCGAATATGAGCTTAGATCGTTTAGAAGTGCTTTATCAGACATTTGTGATGTTGTACGACTAAAGATCATGATTAGACGTTTCTGCTGTTCTGATGAAACGATGATCATTTCCATTTTGGTTTTCCTTTGAAATAAGGAAGTATATAGAAACCAAGCTTCTCTCGATAGTCTCTTGAGTTGGAGCTGATTACGATGAATTGGTATAACGCCGCGTTAAGGGGTGAGTGCCGCATAAACCAACTTTCCGCAGACCACTTTCACCACCAAAATCACCGCATACCAAAAATGCCACGCGGCACGAATCCCTCTTTAACGCTTTGTTATGTTTAAGCTTCAAGGGCTTACGTTTTACCAAAACCAAGATTAACTCAGCGTTGACTCACAAACAAAAGCCAAAACCAAAAAAACTGAAATGACTCATAGATTTGAAAAACAGACTTCAAATTTCGACTGTTCAAGCCCAAAACCTAAGATCAAATTTCTGATTGAGCCAACCGCCCTACCTCGTGCTTACCCGAGAATTGACTGAGGCAACTCTCTGAATTTCCAGAGCCAAAGAACAAGTGTCCGGAAAACAGCGCCAAACGAAACCAACTTGCCGACAAGCACAAAATCAACAAGCCGAGGGAGCAAAGAAAAGATACAACCAACTGATTTGACGTGATTAAACATAACGCCCAATTAAGTGGTGAACAACGCACTGACCAAGCCGCTGCATAACACCGTAAACACTTTACCTGACGCATAGTAAAACTGCCACGCGTTGAGAATCCACTTGAATTGTTTGTTATGTGAATTTCACTATGCATTCAAAGTAAACCACCGTAGAAACGAAGGAATTTGAATAAGTTACGTGCAAAAACGATGCTTACCACAACCTAAATTTCACAGCGATCTGAGCCAAA
The Vibrio navarrensis DNA segment above includes these coding regions:
- a CDS encoding GNAT family N-acetyltransferase, producing MEVQLKIGSDPLFAESLTKINMASYYLTRGIIWDHNQFLNSWEELENYEIHLDQTRVGVLRFSYSGETTFLRDFQLLPEFQGRGIGAKCLDLVVGHALSRKSTKLVLRVFSENPAINLYESRGFVRTSEVKGLVEMEIPLSSNT